From Diaminobutyricibacter sp. McL0608, one genomic window encodes:
- a CDS encoding putative immunity protein: MPSSQSLSEADRRLVATWAADCAERVLVLFEAEAPTDDRPRDAIARARAFARGELDTAGEIRRRFVAGRAAHAVSSPAAVAAARAAAQASGVAHMGAHALGAAAYAAKAAGLAEPDQPTAVADEITWQLEHMSARVSAALQQLPPLGEDSAGPLGPGLLSSGILGSTIRTIQAAIGSSPQLEETR; the protein is encoded by the coding sequence ATGCCGTCCTCCCAGTCGCTGAGCGAAGCTGATCGCCGCCTCGTCGCAACGTGGGCAGCCGACTGTGCTGAGCGCGTCCTGGTCTTGTTCGAGGCAGAGGCTCCGACGGACGACCGACCGCGAGATGCGATCGCGCGTGCTCGGGCCTTTGCTCGGGGTGAACTCGATACCGCCGGAGAGATTCGCCGCCGTTTCGTTGCCGGTCGGGCCGCGCACGCCGTGAGCTCACCCGCTGCGGTCGCGGCCGCGAGGGCAGCGGCACAAGCCTCCGGTGTCGCTCACATGGGCGCGCATGCTCTCGGCGCAGCCGCCTACGCGGCGAAAGCGGCTGGGCTGGCCGAACCGGACCAGCCCACCGCCGTCGCCGACGAGATCACCTGGCAACTCGAGCACATGAGCGCTCGAGTGAGCGCGGCGCTTCAGCAGCTGCCGCCACTCGGCGAGGACTCCGCCGGCCCACTCGGTCCCGGCCTACTCTCGTCGGGCATCCTCGGGTCCACCATTCGCACGATTCAGGCCGCCATCGGCAGCAGCCCACAGCTGGAAGAAACCCGATAG
- a CDS encoding DsbA family protein, protein MATGKGANGPTKRDRREEAREHARLMREEARKRAQRRKWWLQGSIVFVVIAILAVVGLFVYNGVSASANVANPKNMVSNGILLTSTTKAVSTPAIAKGEPPTPTTQSNAAGKANITMYVDYQCPYCNQFETANATQIGQWLNGGIATVEIHPIAILDASSSGTKYSTRAANAAACVANYDPNKFYAVNSALFANQPAEGGTGLTDSKILSVLKGAGASSSAITKCVNNQTFKDWVSSATTRVLTKPLPNSTMAKLTGTPTVIVNGQQYTGSLSDANAFLQFVGSAVQAASSTSSPTPTPTPTPSK, encoded by the coding sequence ATGGCAACAGGCAAGGGCGCGAACGGTCCGACGAAACGTGACCGTCGCGAGGAGGCCCGCGAGCACGCGCGCCTGATGCGCGAAGAGGCTCGCAAGCGCGCCCAGCGTCGCAAATGGTGGCTCCAGGGCTCGATCGTTTTCGTCGTCATCGCGATCCTCGCCGTCGTCGGCCTCTTCGTCTACAACGGTGTCTCCGCGTCGGCGAACGTCGCCAACCCGAAGAACATGGTGAGCAACGGCATCCTGCTCACCAGCACGACCAAAGCGGTCTCGACGCCCGCCATCGCCAAGGGAGAGCCGCCGACGCCGACGACGCAGTCCAACGCGGCCGGCAAGGCGAACATCACGATGTACGTCGACTACCAGTGCCCATACTGCAACCAGTTCGAGACGGCGAACGCGACCCAGATCGGCCAGTGGCTCAACGGCGGCATCGCGACGGTGGAGATCCACCCGATCGCCATCCTCGACGCCTCCTCGAGTGGCACCAAGTACTCGACGCGTGCGGCGAACGCGGCGGCCTGTGTCGCCAACTACGACCCGAACAAGTTCTACGCCGTGAACAGCGCCCTGTTCGCGAATCAGCCGGCCGAAGGCGGTACCGGGCTCACGGATTCGAAGATCCTGTCCGTGCTGAAGGGCGCAGGCGCGAGTTCCTCTGCGATCACCAAGTGCGTGAACAATCAGACGTTCAAGGACTGGGTGTCGTCGGCGACCACGCGTGTGCTCACGAAGCCGCTGCCCAACTCCACGATGGCGAAGCTCACCGGCACGCCGACCGTGATCGTCAACGGCCAGCAGTACACGGGTTCGCTGAGCGACGCGAACGCGTTCCTGCAGTTCGTCGGCTCCGCAGTGCAGGCCGCCTCGTCGACTTCGTCGCCGACGCCCACGCCGACTCCGACGCCCTCGAAGTAG
- a CDS encoding acyltransferase — translation MTAADSETTVPPAASGARSRSVALDVLRVAAILGVVAIHVFAGMVTNPAIRGSGSWWVATALDIGNVWVIPVFVMVSGALVLGPRAHAAGPRAFYRKRLLRLGPAFIGWQIFYILVVQQWLSHRNLSLADVLQQIADGKTYTHLYFLYLIVGLYAVAPVLAAFLAGGGAGRAYIFAGTVLASTLLVYVIADLSALNSAPRPIVLGALTQWVPYVGYFLAGWALRNIALSWPWATLAAIVTLALLAETIWQYANSGRHVLLNAVSPLGYLSVIVAAASIGVFVVGQSIFAKVSGTGRAARFVRELSDASFGVFLVHFFFIVLIVTLFPGFAELRATNLFGAAAFWAVVVVISFAVSIGARRVPVLRRFF, via the coding sequence ATGACCGCTGCCGACTCCGAGACGACCGTGCCGCCGGCCGCATCGGGAGCGCGATCCCGCTCAGTGGCGCTCGACGTGCTTCGTGTCGCCGCCATCCTCGGCGTCGTCGCCATCCACGTCTTCGCAGGCATGGTGACGAACCCGGCCATCCGCGGGTCCGGAAGCTGGTGGGTCGCGACAGCGCTCGACATCGGCAACGTGTGGGTCATCCCGGTCTTCGTCATGGTGAGCGGCGCGCTCGTTCTCGGGCCCCGAGCGCACGCGGCGGGACCGCGCGCGTTCTATCGCAAGCGGCTGCTCCGGCTTGGCCCGGCTTTCATCGGGTGGCAGATCTTCTACATCCTCGTCGTGCAGCAATGGCTCAGCCATCGCAACCTGAGCCTCGCCGATGTCCTGCAGCAGATCGCAGACGGCAAGACCTACACCCACCTGTACTTCCTCTACCTCATCGTGGGCCTCTATGCCGTCGCGCCGGTGCTGGCGGCGTTCCTTGCCGGCGGCGGCGCGGGGCGGGCCTACATCTTCGCAGGCACGGTTCTCGCGTCGACGCTCCTCGTCTACGTGATCGCCGACCTGTCCGCTCTCAACAGCGCACCGAGGCCGATCGTTCTCGGCGCGCTGACGCAATGGGTTCCCTATGTGGGCTACTTCCTGGCGGGTTGGGCTCTCCGCAACATCGCTCTTTCCTGGCCATGGGCGACTCTCGCGGCCATCGTCACCCTGGCCCTCCTCGCTGAGACGATCTGGCAGTACGCCAATTCGGGTCGTCACGTGCTCCTGAACGCGGTCTCCCCGCTCGGCTACCTGAGCGTGATCGTCGCCGCAGCGTCGATCGGGGTCTTCGTCGTGGGTCAGAGCATTTTCGCGAAGGTGAGCGGGACGGGCCGCGCCGCGCGTTTCGTGAGGGAACTCTCGGACGCGTCGTTCGGTGTGTTCCTCGTCCACTTCTTCTTCATCGTGCTCATCGTGACCCTGTTTCCCGGCTTCGCCGAACTACGCGCGACGAACCTCTTCGGCGCTGCGGCCTTCTGGGCGGTCGTCGTGGTCATCTCGTTCGCAGTGAGCATCGGTGCGCGACGGGTTCCCGTGCTCCGCCGCTTCTTCTGA
- a CDS encoding group II truncated hemoglobin has protein sequence MQTVFEAAGGADGMLRLAGAWHERVMAEPVVAHAFHHGFRDDHTERLAAYWGEALGGPADYSARYGTETSVVRLHSGNGEHHDMDNRAIACFDVALADAGLADDERLRRVLHDYFAWATRTSMARYPEGPDDVPPDLSVPQWSWDGLA, from the coding sequence ATGCAGACGGTATTCGAGGCGGCCGGTGGAGCGGATGGGATGCTGCGCCTGGCGGGCGCGTGGCACGAGAGGGTCATGGCGGAACCCGTGGTCGCTCATGCGTTCCACCACGGGTTCCGCGACGATCACACCGAGAGGCTCGCGGCCTACTGGGGCGAGGCCCTGGGCGGTCCGGCGGATTATTCGGCTCGGTACGGTACCGAAACCAGTGTGGTGCGGTTGCACAGCGGAAACGGCGAGCATCACGACATGGACAACCGCGCGATCGCGTGCTTCGACGTGGCGCTCGCCGACGCCGGACTGGCCGACGACGAGCGTCTTCGTCGAGTTCTGCACGACTACTTCGCGTGGGCCACGAGAACGTCGATGGCGCGCTATCCGGAAGGGCCCGACGACGTTCCGCCCGACTTGTCCGTTCCGCAGTGGTCGTGGGATGGGCTCGCCTGA
- a CDS encoding VOC family protein: protein MTISLQYTNITVNDVDESIAFYRDALGLDVRNDVSSGGHRWVTLGSEEQPELGIVLSDPHAGRSQADGDTLQELVTKGALGPIVFRSDDVDAAFEAIRASGAEVLQEPIDQPWGPRDCAFRDPSGNMVRLSQAA, encoded by the coding sequence ATGACTATCTCACTTCAGTACACGAACATCACTGTCAACGACGTCGACGAGTCGATCGCGTTCTACCGGGATGCGCTCGGCCTCGATGTACGCAACGACGTGTCGAGCGGTGGGCACCGCTGGGTGACGCTGGGCAGCGAAGAGCAGCCCGAGCTGGGGATCGTGCTCTCCGACCCGCACGCCGGCCGCTCGCAGGCCGATGGCGACACCCTTCAGGAGTTGGTCACCAAGGGCGCTCTCGGTCCGATCGTCTTCCGGTCCGACGACGTGGACGCGGCCTTCGAAGCCATCCGTGCGTCGGGTGCGGAGGTGCTCCAGGAGCCCATCGACCAGCCGTGGGGACCGCGCGACTGCGCATTCCGCGACCCGTCGGGCAACATGGTGCGTCTTTCGCAGGCTGCCTGA
- a CDS encoding helix-turn-helix transcriptional regulator, whose product MTPQELANLAHLRRARDFIDREYARPLDVPTLASKALMSPAHFSRQFRAAYGETPYSYLMTRRIERAMALLREGMTVTDACMTVGCTSLGSFSSRFTEIVGETPSSYRQREHHAVTAMPPCVAKVRTRPTRSKASRIREAADSDAA is encoded by the coding sequence ATGACGCCTCAGGAGCTCGCCAACCTCGCGCATCTGCGCCGGGCGCGTGACTTCATCGACCGGGAGTACGCCCGGCCGCTCGATGTGCCGACCCTCGCGTCGAAGGCCCTGATGTCGCCGGCGCACTTCTCGCGGCAGTTCCGCGCCGCCTACGGCGAGACGCCGTACTCCTACCTGATGACCCGTCGCATCGAACGGGCGATGGCACTGCTTCGGGAGGGGATGACCGTGACCGACGCGTGCATGACCGTCGGTTGTACGTCGCTCGGCTCGTTCAGCTCGCGGTTCACCGAGATCGTCGGCGAGACTCCCAGCTCCTACCGCCAGCGCGAGCACCACGCGGTGACCGCGATGCCGCCGTGCGTCGCCAAGGTTCGCACGCGACCCACCAGGAGCAAGGCGAGCAGGATTCGAGAAGCGGCCGACTCCGACGCTGCCTAG
- a CDS encoding acyltransferase family protein, whose translation MSKSNAAVETAHAAPAAGVPFLRDPVMDLARVGCLALVVVGHLLMIGASVGFDGKLVLQRTLGLQPWFTPVTWIALIIPLFFVIGGLVGAQAWRRTAARGGTAAEFIRGRFQRLARPAIPLFAFLSTAILIMRLAGLDTDTANKIAAGVALPLWFLGAYAFCQAFLPGMTALHDRAPILTLGGVAVAAIALDVARDTTGIQEFGLLNMIFVWLFIQQLGIWAADGWFRARSRGALVLLATASYFTLGLLTTVGRYPANILDNLNPPTVVLAVVAIAQFSLLMLLHPLLTRAMRGRAMQVIVSAVGSRLMTVYLWHLPILALIVGSLLLTPLPSPAPGSGMWWATRPLILLMGILVLIVVARVLGRFERSVPTYRWFGFRVSDWSIGISMSLLIIPPFTIMLFGLNLTVAIAGTVLLMVAVFLQRPADNTVQTRRASRSRLTTHEPAM comes from the coding sequence TTGAGCAAGTCGAACGCTGCGGTGGAAACCGCGCATGCGGCACCGGCAGCGGGCGTGCCGTTTCTGCGCGATCCCGTAATGGACCTTGCGAGGGTCGGCTGCCTCGCTCTCGTCGTCGTCGGCCACCTCCTGATGATCGGCGCCTCTGTCGGTTTCGACGGCAAGCTCGTCCTCCAACGAACGCTCGGCCTTCAGCCGTGGTTCACACCGGTCACGTGGATCGCCCTCATAATTCCGCTGTTCTTTGTGATCGGCGGGCTGGTCGGAGCGCAAGCGTGGCGGAGAACGGCGGCGCGCGGTGGTACGGCGGCCGAGTTCATCCGGGGACGGTTCCAACGCCTTGCGCGGCCAGCCATACCACTCTTCGCCTTCCTGTCGACGGCCATCCTCATCATGCGATTGGCCGGCCTCGACACGGATACGGCCAACAAGATCGCGGCCGGTGTCGCGTTGCCGTTGTGGTTTCTCGGCGCCTACGCGTTCTGTCAGGCGTTCCTGCCCGGGATGACAGCACTGCATGACCGTGCACCGATCCTGACCCTCGGTGGCGTCGCCGTCGCAGCGATCGCCCTCGATGTCGCTCGCGACACCACGGGGATACAAGAGTTCGGCCTGCTCAACATGATCTTCGTGTGGCTGTTCATCCAGCAGCTCGGAATCTGGGCCGCCGACGGCTGGTTTCGCGCTCGATCCCGTGGAGCGCTTGTCCTCCTCGCCACCGCGAGCTACTTCACGCTCGGCCTACTCACCACTGTCGGCCGATACCCGGCGAACATTCTCGACAATCTCAACCCGCCGACGGTGGTGTTGGCGGTAGTTGCCATCGCCCAGTTCTCGCTGCTGATGCTGCTGCATCCTCTCCTGACCCGGGCTATGCGCGGCCGGGCGATGCAGGTGATCGTCTCCGCGGTCGGAAGCCGATTGATGACGGTGTATCTGTGGCACCTGCCGATACTGGCGCTGATCGTCGGGTCGCTGCTCCTCACGCCGCTCCCGTCACCGGCGCCAGGCAGCGGGATGTGGTGGGCGACGCGTCCTCTCATCCTTCTGATGGGCATCCTCGTGCTGATCGTCGTCGCGCGTGTGCTCGGCCGATTCGAACGATCGGTTCCGACCTATCGGTGGTTCGGGTTCCGTGTGAGCGACTGGAGCATCGGCATTTCCATGTCGCTTCTGATAATTCCACCGTTCACCATCATGCTGTTCGGTCTCAACCTCACCGTCGCGATAGCGGGCACTGTGCTCCTCATGGTGGCCGTGTTCCTGCAGCGCCCGGCCGACAACACGGTACAGACCCGCCGCGCCAGCCGGTCACGCCTGACCACGCACGAACCCGCGATGTAG
- a CDS encoding VOC family protein, giving the protein MATLANIVFYANDPQALSDFWAGVFRYPPQRFDGELREELLAGGLTEADLGKRALAASADGTGPRLFFHHADGPKTGRNRVHLDVQAVQGRRPTDDELDAERDRLVALGASVARLIDQAWGPVTEHYYQMRDPEGNEFCLQ; this is encoded by the coding sequence GTGGCCACGCTCGCCAACATCGTCTTCTACGCAAACGACCCACAGGCCCTCTCAGACTTCTGGGCAGGCGTGTTCCGCTACCCGCCTCAACGCTTCGACGGCGAACTCCGGGAGGAACTCCTCGCTGGCGGCCTCACCGAGGCCGATCTCGGCAAGCGAGCGCTCGCCGCAAGTGCCGATGGCACCGGGCCGCGGTTGTTCTTCCACCACGCGGATGGCCCGAAGACCGGGCGTAACCGCGTTCACCTCGACGTGCAGGCCGTGCAGGGGCGCCGCCCAACCGATGACGAACTCGACGCCGAGAGGGATCGCCTCGTCGCCCTCGGCGCGAGCGTCGCGCGTCTCATCGATCAGGCCTGGGGGCCGGTGACCGAGCACTACTATCAGATGCGCGATCCGGAAGGGAACGAGTTCTGCCTGCAGTGA
- a CDS encoding VOC family protein, translated as MGVTGIGGLFFPSRDPEARANWEQEAGMTVFAPFAADTDYFASDQSFMLNLRVTGLDELAASLEAADIAVERRPEWETEYGRFARIHDPEGLPIELWEPPA; from the coding sequence ATGGGCGTCACAGGAATCGGCGGCCTGTTCTTCCCCAGTCGTGATCCGGAGGCGCGGGCGAACTGGGAACAGGAAGCGGGAATGACCGTCTTCGCGCCGTTCGCCGCTGACACCGACTATTTCGCATCCGATCAGTCCTTCATGCTCAACCTGCGAGTGACCGGGCTGGACGAGTTGGCCGCGTCGCTGGAGGCGGCGGATATCGCCGTCGAACGGCGACCCGAGTGGGAGACCGAATACGGGCGCTTCGCCCGCATCCACGATCCTGAGGGGCTGCCGATCGAGCTGTGGGAGCCGCCCGCGTGA
- a CDS encoding alpha/beta fold hydrolase: protein METKSIKTPGAVIVYDIADARNGADAHPPLVMIGQPMDASGFRALASYLPDRMVVTYDPRGLGRSTRSDGEVTNTPTQQAEDVHAIITALGAGPVDMFASSGGAVTALALVAAHPDDLRTLVAHEPPLPGVLPDADGAERALAAVHEAYNSKGFGSGMAAFIAMTSWRGEFTDDYLAQPAPDPAMFGMPADDNGSRDDPLLSERSSAITDLRPDIDALKAAPTRIVIGVGEESEGIFTGRASVAVAQLLGSDPVVFPSHHGGFAAEDSGYPGKPEAFARRLREVLDERG, encoded by the coding sequence ATGGAAACGAAAAGCATCAAAACGCCCGGCGCCGTGATCGTCTACGACATCGCCGACGCACGGAACGGAGCGGACGCACATCCACCGCTCGTCATGATCGGCCAGCCGATGGATGCGAGCGGCTTCCGTGCCCTGGCGTCGTATTTGCCCGACCGCATGGTGGTCACGTACGACCCGCGCGGCCTGGGGCGCAGCACCCGCAGCGACGGCGAGGTCACCAACACGCCAACTCAGCAGGCTGAGGATGTGCACGCGATCATCACAGCGCTCGGCGCCGGGCCGGTCGACATGTTCGCGAGCAGCGGCGGAGCAGTAACCGCACTGGCGTTGGTGGCCGCCCACCCAGACGACCTGCGAACCCTCGTCGCCCATGAGCCGCCGCTGCCCGGAGTCCTCCCCGACGCGGACGGCGCTGAGCGTGCTCTGGCGGCGGTCCACGAGGCCTACAACTCCAAAGGCTTCGGGTCAGGGATGGCCGCGTTCATCGCGATGACATCGTGGCGCGGAGAGTTCACCGACGACTACCTCGCCCAGCCCGCACCCGATCCCGCGATGTTCGGGATGCCGGCAGACGACAACGGCTCACGCGACGACCCCCTGCTCTCAGAGCGCTCGAGTGCGATAACTGATCTCCGACCGGACATCGACGCCCTCAAGGCTGCGCCGACACGCATCGTGATCGGAGTCGGGGAAGAGTCCGAAGGCATCTTCACCGGCCGCGCCTCTGTCGCCGTCGCCCAGCTGCTCGGCTCGGATCCGGTCGTGTTCCCGAGCCACCATGGCGGCTTTGCCGCCGAAGACTCCGGATATCCCGGGAAGCCGGAAGCGTTCGCCCGCCGGCTCCGCGAGGTACTCGACGAGCGCGGGTAA
- a CDS encoding SulP family inorganic anion transporter, with protein MTKAKGRGLTRVPIIGQLRSYNRSWLRGDVIAGVTVAALIVPKNLGYAGIAGVPLQNGLYAAAAGAILYAIFGTSRQISMGPSSGLAAVAASAVLAASITGEQDVASFVAGITLASGILFLLLAVFRMGWIAQFLSRAVVTGFLFGAAIDVVIGELPKLTGTETTGSNPIQELWSWFGTLDDAHGTTVLVGVISLVVVFGLRAIAPRVPGALVLVVGGLLAAALFDLGAKGVALVGDVPRGLPSLQVPDLQLLWDHAGTVALAAVALVMIGFSQTAGDARTFAARHRYQIDINQESVAQSLANIGSGLFQGMPVSTSLSASSLNDRSGAKTGLASLTSGVTVLLTLLFLAPLFSNLPKAVLGALIIEAVVMGMMDFPEMRRLFRVKKVDFWIAIVALLGTLVFGVLAGVIIGIGLSLAWLVAVATHPEMPTLGRERGTQVFREVDTFPGDEILPGVAVVRFDGGLFFATADALEDHLREVIQANPELTGIVIDCGGINFIDSQGAAKMADVVTLCRDAGVNIRLTRLKPAPRVVLERDGVIEMVGADHIHGNIHRAVEAEQADAERGREGSSSGGNAGD; from the coding sequence ATGACCAAGGCGAAGGGACGAGGCCTCACTCGGGTCCCGATTATCGGCCAGCTCCGTTCCTACAACCGGTCGTGGCTGCGCGGTGATGTGATCGCCGGGGTCACTGTCGCCGCTCTCATCGTCCCGAAGAACCTGGGGTACGCAGGCATCGCGGGGGTGCCACTGCAGAACGGGCTGTACGCGGCGGCTGCCGGCGCCATCCTGTACGCGATCTTCGGAACCTCCCGCCAGATCTCGATGGGCCCGAGTTCAGGCCTTGCGGCGGTGGCCGCGAGTGCCGTGCTCGCCGCGAGCATCACCGGCGAGCAGGACGTCGCCTCGTTCGTTGCCGGGATCACGCTGGCTTCGGGCATCCTGTTTCTGCTTCTCGCGGTGTTCAGGATGGGCTGGATCGCGCAATTTCTGTCGCGCGCGGTGGTCACCGGGTTCCTTTTCGGTGCCGCGATCGACGTTGTGATCGGGGAGCTGCCGAAGCTCACCGGAACCGAGACCACCGGATCCAACCCCATCCAGGAACTGTGGTCATGGTTCGGAACGCTCGACGACGCGCACGGGACGACGGTGCTGGTCGGCGTGATCTCGCTGGTCGTCGTCTTCGGACTGCGAGCCATCGCGCCGCGAGTCCCCGGTGCCCTGGTGCTCGTCGTCGGAGGGCTGCTGGCCGCGGCTTTGTTCGACCTCGGGGCAAAGGGCGTGGCCCTGGTGGGTGACGTGCCGCGGGGGCTGCCCTCGCTGCAGGTTCCGGATCTGCAGCTGCTGTGGGACCACGCCGGCACCGTCGCGCTCGCCGCGGTGGCGCTGGTCATGATCGGTTTCTCACAGACCGCGGGGGATGCGCGCACTTTCGCTGCGAGGCACCGCTACCAGATCGACATCAACCAGGAATCGGTTGCCCAGTCGCTGGCCAACATCGGCTCCGGACTTTTCCAGGGGATGCCCGTCTCGACCAGCCTGTCCGCGAGCTCGTTGAATGACCGCTCCGGTGCCAAGACGGGACTGGCCTCTCTGACCTCGGGCGTCACGGTACTGCTCACCCTGCTGTTTCTGGCGCCGCTCTTTTCGAACCTGCCCAAGGCGGTTCTCGGCGCGCTGATCATCGAGGCCGTCGTGATGGGGATGATGGACTTCCCAGAGATGCGGCGGCTTTTCCGGGTGAAGAAGGTCGACTTCTGGATCGCGATTGTGGCGCTCCTCGGAACGCTGGTGTTCGGTGTGCTCGCGGGCGTCATCATCGGGATCGGACTGTCGCTGGCCTGGCTTGTTGCGGTGGCCACGCATCCGGAGATGCCGACGCTCGGTCGTGAGCGTGGGACGCAGGTCTTCCGTGAAGTCGACACGTTCCCCGGCGATGAGATTCTGCCGGGCGTAGCGGTGGTGCGGTTCGACGGCGGCCTTTTCTTCGCCACCGCCGATGCCCTGGAGGACCATCTGCGGGAGGTCATCCAGGCCAACCCGGAACTGACCGGGATCGTGATCGACTGCGGGGGGATCAACTTCATCGACTCCCAGGGCGCGGCGAAGATGGCGGACGTCGTGACTCTCTGTCGCGACGCCGGCGTGAATATCCGGCTCACCCGGCTGAAGCCGGCTCCCCGGGTCGTGCTCGAACGCGATGGCGTGATCGAGATGGTCGGGGCCGACCACATCCATGGCAACATCCACCGGGCGGTCGAGGCGGAACAGGCGGATGCGGAGCGCGGGCGCGAGGGGAGCAGCAGTGGCGGCAACGCGGGAGACTGA
- a CDS encoding nitroreductase/quinone reductase family protein has protein sequence MTDRRHDNFNDPIIAEFRANDGTVTSRGFGRSLVLLHHIGAKTGIERVTPVMQIATEDGGWLVAASKAGADDHPAWYHNLLAHPDITVELPGEGEVQVHVEELRGAERDEAWAKFTARSPGFTSYEARTTRTIPVLKLTRRDA, from the coding sequence ATGACCGACCGCCGCCACGACAACTTCAACGACCCGATCATCGCCGAGTTCCGCGCGAACGACGGCACCGTGACCTCGCGCGGGTTCGGCCGCAGCCTGGTGCTCCTGCACCATATCGGCGCGAAGACCGGCATCGAGCGGGTCACGCCGGTCATGCAGATCGCGACGGAGGACGGCGGCTGGCTCGTTGCGGCGTCCAAAGCGGGGGCGGATGACCACCCAGCTTGGTACCACAACCTGCTCGCGCATCCGGATATCACGGTCGAACTGCCCGGGGAGGGCGAGGTGCAGGTCCACGTGGAGGAGCTCAGAGGAGCCGAGCGCGACGAGGCGTGGGCGAAGTTCACTGCACGCAGCCCCGGTTTCACGAGCTACGAAGCCCGCACGACGCGAACGATCCCCGTATTGAAGCTGACCCGCCGAGACGCCTGA
- a CDS encoding TetR/AcrR family transcriptional regulator yields the protein MRSDSELEPRLTRTQRARQADIVNAAIALLDREGYAAASVERIAAEAGTSKSTVLYHFKTKEAIYEAVVVALFQAGGAYMTERIMAEDNRCDMLRAYLASNLHFIAENAAHVNAVHRIQENGGPPSDGSDAVAPLAHLLASGQETGEFGSFDPEVMALAIRAIVDGASFHFTAHPTLDIDHYISEAIQLFDRATAP from the coding sequence ATGCGGTCAGATTCTGAATTGGAACCCCGCCTGACGCGCACTCAACGCGCACGCCAGGCGGACATCGTGAACGCCGCGATAGCCCTCCTCGACCGCGAGGGCTACGCTGCCGCTTCCGTGGAACGGATCGCCGCTGAGGCGGGCACGAGCAAGAGCACCGTGCTGTACCACTTCAAGACGAAGGAGGCGATCTACGAGGCGGTCGTCGTCGCGCTGTTCCAGGCCGGCGGCGCCTACATGACCGAACGCATCATGGCCGAAGACAACCGGTGCGACATGCTGCGCGCCTACCTGGCCTCGAACCTGCACTTCATCGCCGAGAATGCCGCGCACGTCAACGCCGTGCACCGCATCCAGGAGAACGGCGGACCCCCCAGCGACGGCTCGGATGCTGTCGCACCGCTGGCGCATCTTCTTGCGTCCGGTCAGGAGACCGGCGAGTTCGGTTCGTTCGATCCGGAGGTCATGGCACTCGCGATCCGCGCGATCGTCGACGGGGCATCCTTCCACTTCACCGCGCATCCGACCCTGGATATCGACCACTACATCAGTGAAGCGATCCAGCTCTTCGACAGGGCCACCGCACCCTGA
- a CDS encoding YybH family protein, translated as MTTRDDVDTTARDADEAIIRQQLDALIGALRVKDLDALREIYAPDVVSFDVEPPLQHVGLAAKLNNWVTVFTMFQELDYEVRELTLAVGDVVAFGHGFGRISGTLTNGTATNGMWVRVTFCFEKVDGQWLITHDQASVPLDFASGKGMTDLEP; from the coding sequence ATGACGACACGAGACGATGTAGACACGACGGCACGGGACGCGGACGAGGCGATTATCAGACAGCAACTCGACGCGCTGATCGGGGCGCTGAGAGTCAAAGACCTGGATGCACTCAGGGAGATCTACGCTCCGGATGTCGTGTCGTTCGACGTCGAGCCCCCGCTGCAGCACGTGGGGCTCGCTGCGAAGCTGAACAACTGGGTCACGGTTTTCACGATGTTCCAGGAGCTGGACTACGAGGTGCGCGAGCTGACACTCGCCGTGGGCGATGTCGTGGCGTTCGGGCACGGGTTCGGTCGGATCAGCGGCACCCTGACGAACGGCACGGCCACAAACGGCATGTGGGTCAGGGTCACGTTCTGCTTCGAGAAGGTCGACGGTCAGTGGCTGATCACCCACGACCAAGCATCCGTGCCGCTCGACTTCGCCAGCGGCAAGGGGATGACCGACCTTGAGCCGTGA